The Hippoglossus hippoglossus isolate fHipHip1 chromosome 24, fHipHip1.pri, whole genome shotgun sequence genomic interval ctatgttttttttgttgtgtattaAGCAGTATCATGGGGACTTAAACCTGTTAATAACAGATTTTTAGTGACTGGATTATGTGCTAAAATGGaccaatgttaaaataaaatatgaaaaactaaGTGAAGCTCCCAAAAATTCAAGgcattttgttaatttttgtCATCCAGCTTTTCCAGCACTGGGACCTCTCATTGTAGTTTGATCCCATTTTCCATAAAAGAAAGACTGATTTAAAGGGATATACAGGAATCTTATCCAGGTGACGTTTACCTTTAGGGCCTTAGGCTGTCTGTGGGCCAGCTTGTACAAGTCGTCTGAAGCCAGATGTGTTCTTCTCATGACAAAGTCAAAAGACGGcccaatctcctccagctctATCCGTGGTGTCCGACACCCAGACTTCTTCAGCAGACACCTGCAGGGACACATTACATCCGTATTTCTGTCATGGTGGGTGTTAGCAGAGAAAATAAGAGTGGATAGTGGTACATACCAATATCTAACAGAAACTTAGTTTTTTCAAACCCATTTCTAATCAGGATTGAAACACGAGCTAGACACAGGCCAATGTGACAGAGTCGGCAATGTGCTCCCTTTTACCCAAAGCTGACCAACTGACCAACTGAGATGCAAAGAGGATTTTAAAGCGACTTTAGTTTCAGTACCTGTAGCTCCGCATGAATATTTTCCCATCCAGGGCAGTGAAGTGTATAACATGCTCTAAACCTGCCAGGCGCACTGCAGGCACATTGGGGCCTCTGAAGAAGTCTGAACAGTGGGGAAAGGAAATGGACAAGGGCCAACATTAGCAGACACATCATTTTCACCTAAAACAACTGCAGGGACAAGTTTATATCCTTTGTGTGTACCTATGAGCAGACTCTTCAGACGTTTGTGCTCAACTTCGGTATCAAAGGCCTCTCCAGCAAACACGAGCATTGGTTTAGTTCCCTCAGGACATTTACTCACCTGCAACAGAGAGGATTAAGAATATTTTAGGAGACTTAAGTTATTATTagtgaaaagaaattcaacACATGAATAAAGTTGGTTGCATTTTAAACAATCTTAGACAAGAGGACACTGTGGCCTTACTTTGTCAAACTGGTTTGGTCGTCATGGAAACGCTACAGTTGAGCCTGTTCGCTGGTTTAGTGTAATGCATTGTTAACTTGAGGTTTTGTTACTTGATCCTATGTGGACGATATACTGTGATCAACCAGTACGAAAATAGTTTTACAACCTGAACAGGAGGTCAGGTCTGTTCTCAGACAAGAGTTTATTAAAGTCTGTCCAGAGGTTTATTGGACGACCATGCTGCCCTAAAGGTCTCAAATAACACTAAAACTGTATGTGTTTATGCAGGATATATCAGTGTAAACCTTGTTGTCTATTTGGATAAAATATGATGTCACATTAAAAtctatttgaaataaaagcacTGAAACGTTTCACTTTATTTGTGGTCACCTGCTGTCCTCTGCTGGACAGTCTGCATTTTTCAACATCAGTCTTGTTATCCAAGGGACTGGATAAAAGTAGAATGTAtctgtgtctcaattcaagggcggcatccttcggaggctgcatttgtgTGTCACAGGAGCATAACTTGGTCGTCTAATTTTTAAGGTTCCTTCGATTGCGACCAACAAATGTCCTTCCATCACGAGAAACAAAAGGCCCCACCTggtggatccttcccagccCAACCTATCCCGGGGTTCATTGCGTTTCAGTGGCAAACCGTTTGTCAAAGAGGTAATGGAGCCGGCAAACAACGACACGTCTAATGCTTGAGTATCACGCTTCAACTTAACCAAACAGCTAATggtacacatgtttaaaaaaaacaaacaaggggcattaaaactttctgtTCATGTCCAACTTCACTAAGGAGGCGGTCTTTGTGGGCCCCATACACCGCgtcctccaaaggatgcagcccctgaactgaACCGCAGACGCATCACTTTTATTGTGAGTTCCACACTCGGGCACGGCAGGATTGATTTTTATGGTTATTTCAAAttcattctgtttttctaaAGAAATAGTTGTGATCATACTGCTCTGCTTTAGGTGGTGGAACAGGATTACCTTCTTACAATTTCAGTCGACACTTTCTAAGTATAAAAAAAAGGTGAACCCTTAAGAATTATCTTCATTTATGTATAACGTGTCTTCAAATATGGTCATCTTAGTTTATTCCTTGTCTATGCTTAACACATGGAAAAAGCATGTGAATCACGACACTAATGACATGACTGAATCTAACTAGAAACCAGCCAGTGATACCAGATTGAAGCTGTGTGCTACATCTACTGTGACTTACACATATTTTGAGTTTGCTGTTGCACAAAAATTCCCTACGCTACTCCGACATGAAGAGTAATTATTACTTTCACATGATCATAACCCCATGAAGGCTCATTTAAGAGGCCACTAAAACAAAGAGGCAAACATCAAGCAGCAGAAAAGTATTTAGGCTGACAGAAACTCAGCTGGAACACTAGCACAACAGCAGATTCAACACATAACCAAGGAAAGAGGAACCAACTGTTGACATCAGCTGATCAAAATTCTTTGCTTTTCAGGCTCAGaataatcattataattatcATAAGGTAAAAGTTTGCaataatcgtgatattgatttgaagtcatatcgcccagccctatcCTGCTATTCATTCTAGGCTTTCCCACTGCTTCCAGTtattatgctaagctaatcaaACTGTTTCCTGACTCCAGCTTCACATTTTAGGCCCAAGCCTGAGACTGAAATCAATTTCACAAATAATctatccctttaatgtgaaATCCTACATAAGACTATGGGTAGAAGGCATTAATGTCAACTACAGATGTATGTGGGGCCACCTCATATGCTCTATGTGACATGGTAAAATGAATAAGATTAATGTAAAGGTTTCATCGCCAGCTGGTTTGTCTATAGAAAATCCAATTTCCTTGACAACAGAATAACTGCAACAGTTACCTTAATCTCACTCAGCGAGACAAATTTCTCAATCCCAAGCTCGATCATGTCCAGCACATGGAAGTCAAAGAGACGACCTGCgaacaaaacaaatgagcttTTCAATCCACACAACAGACACTCTTCCATGTTGTGACATATTTAGTGTTTAGACAGGTTTACATATCATTGATTATTATGCTGACATCAGATTCTGGGCTACATGCATGTTGACTATAAATTACCTggtgtatatatgtatacttTACAACTActtgagagtgaaagagaattTACCAAATATGAGATTATTGGGTCGTTTCTTGTTGTGAGAgccaaacagaaacagagagctGTCTGTCTTCTTGGAGAAAAATTCCTGATGGAGAGTTCAAATGATTAGTGATACACCTGGGAAACATTTACAAGCATTTAACTGTAGTTTGGTGCATTTGCAATGTTTCCTGTACACGTACCAGTGAAGTGGAATCCTCAAACGGCCGAGTGATGTTCTTTCTGAGAAGAAGTAGCAGATTTTAATCCACTGCAGATGGACACTCAACATGTCTAAAGTTACCTTGTTATGATTGTTTCACTAGGTTAATTCAATATTGATTCTGTTGGACTGTTAAAGAATATTATCAACCCATGCTTTGGATAAGGTTAGGTTACTTTATTTGTACCCGTAGAtagatttattttgcagcaaaaaagaggaggaatccatccaaacacaattcaaaattATAACACGCTGACAGAAGACAAGACCACAAAAACCATGACCAAAAGTGATAAAATGCTTCGCTATCAATAGAGGATTGGATAAGGCCAACTGTGCAAATACAGCTATAAACTGTTCAAATGAACAATTGCAGCTGGAACAAAACTATTCCTATAGCGTTTTGGCCAGAGGGAAGAAGCTGAAATTCCCCATGCAGAGGGTGCGAGTCATCACTAGTAATGGAGCTGGCTATCCTAACTGTCTGCTGAACAGGGACTCTAGGCTCCTC includes:
- the rpf2 gene encoding ribosome production factor 2 homolog, with the translated sequence MTQLNNVVKPKTKRAKRFLDARAPKLSEDLKSAMIMKGGNTSLTVTQALKDVYSLKKPNAVLYKKKNITRPFEDSTSLEFFSKKTDSSLFLFGSHNKKRPNNLIFGRLFDFHVLDMIELGIEKFVSLSEIKVSKCPEGTKPMLVFAGEAFDTEVEHKRLKSLLIDFFRGPNVPAVRLAGLEHVIHFTALDGKIFMRSYRCLLKKSGCRTPRIELEEIGPSFDFVMRRTHLASDDLYKLAHRQPKALKPKKKKNISHDTFGSKFGRVHMQKQDLSKLHTRKMKGLRKRKGEVVAEEQAGQAAKVAKEEN